In Spinacia oleracea cultivar Varoflay chromosome 5, BTI_SOV_V1, whole genome shotgun sequence, a single window of DNA contains:
- the LOC110786046 gene encoding heavy metal-associated isoprenylated plant protein 7 — translation MGEEKKKVEGEKKAEEKKPEEGKTAAPEKKAEKEEKPAAPAAEEKPKSDEKKSEDGNKEKDGKDSKDEKPAPPPPPPEIVLRVYMHCEGCARKVRKCLKGFDGVEDVTTDCKTHKVVVKGEKADPVKVLHRVQKKTHRQVELLYAPPKPPAEEPKKAEEKEPPKPEEKKEEPKVITVVLKVHMHCDACSLEIKKRIERMKEVEEAIPDLKNSQVTVKGTFEAAKLVEYVYKRTGKHASIISQDPPPEKKEEVKEKDGKDEKKGENGEDEKKAEQKGEEAKGDKKEEAGGGGEGGGDEGKAAAAAAAAAAAGDGEATVVEEGPTIVELKRNEFYHYPPRYATEMYAYPPQIFSDENPNACSIM, via the exons ATGGGCGAG GAGAAGAAGAAGGTAGAAGGGGAGAAGAAAGCAGAGGAGAAAAAACCAGAGGAAGGGAAAACCGCAGCGCCGGAGAAGAAGGCCGAGAAAGAAGAGAAACCGGCGGCACCGGCAGCGGAGGAGAAACCAAAGAGTGATGAAAAGAAATCAGAGGATGGTAATAAGGAAAAAGATGGTAAGGATTCAAAAGATGAGAAACCGGCACCGCCGCCACCACCGCCGGAGATTGTGTTGAGAGTTTACATGCATTGCGAAGGATGCGCTCGTAAAGTCAGGAAATGTCTTAAAGGCTTTGACG GGGTTGAGGATGTGACGACCGATTGTAAGACACACAAGGTGGTGGTGAAGGGGGAGAAGGCAGATCCGGTGAAGGTGTTACATAGAGTACAGAAAAAGACACACCGCCAAGTTGAGTTGCTATATGCTCCTCCAAAACCACCCGCTGAAGAGCCTAAGAAGGCTGAGGAGAAAGAACCACCAAAACCAGAGGAGAAAAAAGAAGag CCAAAAGTTATAACTGTGGTGCTCAAGGTTCACATGCATTGTGATGCTTGTTCTTTAGAGATCAAAAAACGCATAGAGAGAATGAAAG AGGTGGAAGAGGCGATCCCAGATCTAAAGAACTCACAAGTGACGGTGAAGGGAACGTTCGAGGCGGCGAAGCTAGTGGAATATGTGTACAAGCGGACAGGCAAGCATGCTAGCATAATAAGCCAAGATCCTCCTCCAGAAAAGAAAGAGGAAGTGAAGGAAAAAGAtggaaaagatgaaaagaaaggagaaaatGGTGAGGATGAAAAAAAGGCTGAACAAAAGGGGGAGGAAGCAAAGGGAGACAAAAAAGAAGAAGCCGGTGGCGGTGGTGAAGGCGGTGGAGATGAGGGAAAGGCAGCAGCGGCAgcggcagcagcagcagcagcgggcGATGGAGAGGCGACAGTGGTGGAGGAGGGACCAACAATTGTAGAGTTGAAGAGGAATGAATTTTACCATTACCCTCCTAGATATGCAACGGAAATGTATGCATACCCTCCTCAGATCTTTAGTGATGAAAACCCTAATGCTTGTTCCATCATGTAA